The genomic DNA TTTCTCAATCCAAGTTAACATTTGCAATAACCAACACAGTGGATATTTGAATCTTGTAAGAGATACTATGCTTTATTTTAAGTTTGCTTTCGTTTCTTTAATTGTTTTTAAATTACTCTCAGTCAATGCATTTCCATCAAAAAAAGATACTCCAACTGCTCCATTTTCTTTTGCCAGTAAAATAGCTTCTTTCAATTCTTTATCTGATTTTAATCCGGGAACATAAATACCTGTATTGATTTTTGTATTTTTATCTTCTAAATCTGCAACGCCTTGTTTTGTGGCGTAACCAACCCAGTCAATTTCTTCATCATAAAAACTATGATAAATCATTGGATATACTTCATCAATATTCCATTTATCCCAACGCTGGCGCACCATATGATCTGCCATTTCAGGATAAGGAAATACTGCTGCTGTTAATTGTTTATTGTGTTTGTGTGCAATTTTGTAAGCATCGTCAACAACGGCTTTTATAGCATTTAATCTAAAATTCTTCCACTCCATATCGATAGAAGTATTGTGGCTTGTTTTTGGATTTTTATGATGGATTTTCTCGAATGCTTTTACACATTCATCACAATAACAAAAGTCAAACTGAGGTAATTCTACGTCCTGAACTAAATTGTATTTTGGCAATAAACTAATTGGTAAAAAGATGTCCGGAAAACGAATGTAATCTAAATGAACACTTTCGATTCCGTCTACTTTTGCCAATTCTTCAACTAAACCTAAAACGTGATTTCTGGACTCTTTTCTTGTTGGACATAACCATTGATAATAATCGACATAAGGTCGGTTATCAAAACAAGATTTTCCTTCTTTACTCACCTGATACCAATCCGGATGCTGTAAAGCAATTGAATCTCCGGGTCTGTTCATTGCCATAATCCAGGCGTGCACTTTTAAACCTTCTTTTGTTGCTAAAGGCACTAATCTTTTTAAAAGTTTTGGATCTGTTCCGGTATTTATTAATACTTCATCGATTCCTCCGTCTTTATATTTTTTGAATTCTTTTGTATAATCTGCATCCGATTTTTTAGCATCGGCCGTTGTCCATACTCCAAATTTAAAAGTGGTTTTTTCTTTTTGGGTACATGAAAAAATACTCAATGCCAATAAAAAAAGTAATAGTTTTGGTAGTTTCATAGTGGTTTATTTTGATATTATTTTACCGTCCTGCCTTATTATGAATGTTGTATTCGAAAAAGGGCTTTTTACTAAAATATTATATCCAGAGGAGTGATTTTCGATAATTGGTTTTAAAATTTTACCATCAACAATAATCGATTTCTTTGTAAGATCTGTCAATGATTTTGCCCACGTTTTATGTGTTCCAAAATATTTTTTCTGAGCACGGTACAAAGAATACAATTCCCATTTTACTTTTTCATCCTGCGGAATTGTAAAACTGTCTTTTCCTTCTTTAGAAGAAAAATAAACATAACCCCATTTTTCGGGTTCATGCATATCGATTACGCCCATTGGCGACCAAACCCAATTATACTCCGGCAAAAACTTTCCTTCAGCATCTTTCTTGCGTTCATAATTGCCATTTTTAATATCGTGCTGCCAGTTTACTCTTGAAAAATTTACTCTCCAGAATTTATCTACGGGAATATTTTGGTCAAAATAAGATGTTTTATAAGATGCCCACGGAATCGCCATTTCTAATACCCAGCCTTCGTCAGTATCATTAGGATTGTTTAGGGTCCCGTTGATTTTTACCGCCGATTTTAACCCCGGAATATTCCAATCGTTTAAAACAACGTTATCATTTTCTCTATACGGTTTTGATAAAAATAGATCCCAAGCAGTGTTCAAGGCGTTTATTTCTAATTCGTAATAGTTAAAAGTATCACTGTCGGGATCTATAAAAACTTCAAAGTCATTGTTGTAAAAAATAATGGTATCACGTTGTTTTAAATTAGCCCAAACATGTGGCTCTTCAATTTTTGCCAGTATATAAAAATTGGTTTCATCCCAAAGCATTTTTACTTTGGTTGCGTATTTTGGTTTTACTCCATTTTCGATATCTTCAAAAAGATCAGTCCATTCTACTTTATTCCAGGCAACATCAGATTCTTCTCCATCAATTACAATTGGAGTTGCAGTTTTGGCCGCCACATAAGTTTTAGGCGCAATCGTATTTTTTGATTGCGAATATCCAATTACTGAAAGAAACCCTAAAGCGACTAATCCTTTAAATTTTAAACTCATCTTTTATTATAAACTATTATCTTTTGTAAACTGAACAACTTCGCTTAATTTACCAAATGCTATTGCGACAACTGTATCTGCTGCACCATAATAAACGGCTAATTTATCTTCTTCAATATTGTGTAAAGCTGCACAAGGGAAAACTACATTTGGTACATCTCCAACCATTTCATAAAGTTCTGCAGGACCTAATAAATAAGGCTGCGTTCTGTATTTTACTTTGTCTGGTGAATCAACTTCTAAAAGCGCTGCTCCCATTGCATAACGGAAACCATTGCAAGTATTAATAACTCCGTGATAAATCATTAACCAGCCTTCGTCCGTAAGAATCGGGATTGGTCCTGCTCCAATTTTGGTACATTGCCACGCACTGTCTTCAAAAGGAGTTGGTTTCATTACTAAACGATGTTCTCCCCAATATTTCATATCCGGACTGTAACTGATCCAAATATCTCCAAAAGGTGTATGACCATTATCACTTGGACGACTTAACATCGCGTATTTTCCGTTTATCTTCTGTGGAAACAAAACTCCATTTCTATTGAAAGGTAAAAAGGCATTTTCGCATTGAAAAAATTCTTTGAAGTCGAATGTATAACCAATACCAATTGTTGGTCCGTTATAACCATTACACCAGGTAATCCAGTAACGATCTTCGATAAAAACAACACGAGGATCATATTTGTATGCTGATTCGATCATTTCGGTATTACCAGACTGCATTACAATTGGCTCATGATTAATGTCCCAATCGATTCCGTTTTTACTAAAACCGGCAAAAATATTCATTTGAACTGCTTTGTTATCACATCTGAAAACACCTGCAAATTCATCTCCAAAAGGAACAACTGCGCTGTTAAAAATACTATTTGATGTCGGTATAGCATATCTTTCAATAATTGGATTTTCAGAATATCTCCACATTACGTCGTTACTGTTTTCGGGTCTGTCTTGCCAAGGAATACTGCTCATTTTTATATTTTTTGTTTATTGTTTTTGCTGTTGTTTATTATTACTGTGTCATTATTATAAACACATAGAAACATAGTTTTTAAAATTTAAAAAAGGGGTTTTGGTCAGTTCAAAAGATAGCTATGTGTGGGAACTTTCTTTTGTAATTCTTCTTTTCTAAGCATAAAAATCTATGTTTCTATGTGTTTACTATTTTTCAATTTTGTCATCCTGACGAAGGAAGGATCACACTAGAGACTCCGCAATCTAACTCGCCAATCTTTATCGAGTTACGTGTGTGATTCCTCATTCCTCGGAATGACAAACTTAACGTGTTAAGCTTTGTCAAAGTTTGAAACTTTGACAAAGCTGTTTAATCTGCTATTTTTCGAACTTTATCCAACCATGTGAATTTTAAAATTGTCGTTGTCACTAAAAACACACTTAACGCTAAAATTGCTTTTGGGTAATCTCTGATTACAAAGAATATCGGAAGTAAAATCATACTTGACTGCCATATTATTCCGATAACACAATTTAGCATATCTTTCCAGAAATCATTATTTTTTTCGAAAGTTTGATCTTCTGCTTTTAATAATTTACAAACTGGTTTCCACCAACCCCAAGGTCTTACGTTTGCATAAAAAGATTTTAAAACTTCTATATCTGTAGGTTTACTTAAAAAAGTTCCTAAAAGACATCCTAAAATTGAGAAACCAAATATTACCGGAAATAGATAAATTGCCTGTACTTGTGATAACTCATATAAAAACGATCCTTCGGTTAAATTACCTTTATTCTGTCCTAAAATAAATTGCAATGAAGCTACAATTAATCCGGCAAACATTCCCCAAAAATAACCCCAACCGTTAAATCTCCACCAAATCCATTTTAAAAAATTGGCAGCTACATAACCTCCATACAATGCACTTGTAATCCATAAGGTTAAGGAATTAATTGAGTCTGCAAAGAATCCCATAAAAACACCTAAACCAACAACCACGAAAGATGAAATCTGACTAACTTTTATATAATGTGCATTTGTTGCAATTGGTTTGAAGTATTTTTTATAAATATCATTTACAATATAAGCTGGTCCTGCGTTTACAAAAGCTGAAAACCCGGACATAAATGCTGCCAATAAACCTGCAAGTAAAAGTCCTTTTATTCCGACAGGAAGGTATAAATTAACCACTTTTGGCATTAGTAATTCTAAATCGGCTCCCGTTAAACCTGTATTCGCATTCAGCTCCGGTGCTATATTCACCAAAGCAATTACGACAATTCCTGTAATTAATAAATATCTTGGAATGAACAAAATCAAGTTGGTAAAACCACTCATATATGCAGCTTCTTTTACAGATTTTGTAGAAAGAATTCTTTGCAAATCATAACTTGGCGTTGGGCCGGCAACACTGGCGAAGAAACCTTTGAATAATGTCATTCCGATAAAAGCGCCGAACATTTTGTAACCTTCGGAATCAATTAAATTATTGAATGTCTGAAACTTTTCACTCCATTGCGTTTCAAACTGCCATCCGAAGAAAACATTTTTCCATTCTTCTGTAATTACAGAATTAATCTGAATATCAGTATAATTTAAAAACGCATAACCGGCAATTAAAACGCTGGCAACAATCATAATTAAATATTGTACAACTTCTGTCGCAACAACAGAAAACATACCTCCTTTTACTGTATAAATTGTAGTTAAAAATATGATTATTAAAGCATAAGATCGCTCAGACGTCAGCAAAATTAAATCGCCATAATAAAGCGTTAAATCCCAAGGAAGAATGATGGTTATAAATTTCCCTATTCCTTCAAAAAAATAGGCAATAAAACCAATTGTCGAAATAATAGCAAAAATTGCTACAATAATATGTGATGCTTTTCCGGCTTTGTCGTTTCCAAAACGGGTTAAAATCCATTCAGAACCTGTCATTACTTTTGATCGTCTTATCCAGACGGCCAGGAACATCATTACAAAAATCTGATTCCAAATAGGCCAAAGCCACATAAACATGAAGCTTTTTACTCCGTATAAAAACAACACGCCAATCATCCAGGAAGTTCCTGAAACATCAAACATTCCTGATCCGTTACTTAAACCTAAAAAATACCATTTGATCGTTTTTCCGCCTAGGAAATAATCATCTAATCCTTTTGATGCTTTTCTTGAAATCCAAATCCCTATTCCTACTGAAAGTATAATATAAACTATGATGATCGATACGTCAATGATATTCATTAATTTTAATATTTATTTATTGGTTAGTTAAATTGTAATTTCTGTTTTCAGCACTTTGTTTTGGTTAATAACAAAGTTAAAATCGATAAATACAGAATATTCTTCCTATTTTTTGCAAGTAATATATTCATGAAAAACTGTTAGTTTATCACGAAATAAATTTTACATTGCTTTTAGAATTTTCAGGAAAAACTTATTTATAATCTGGTATTGCTTTTTTGTTAACATAACTTATAATTTAATTTGCATGAAAATTAATTTCAAGAGGTTGCTTTTTGGTCTTAAAAAATCTTGTTAAGTATTATTTTCATACCTTTTTATTTTACAACTTGCACTCAGAATTGCCAGTGAAATAAAAAAGCTAAAATTCTCCCCATAAAACAACCTTAATTCAGTTTTAAACTTAAACAATTTAGATTTTTATTAAAACTAATTTAGACAGACGACATATAAACTAAGATAAACACCAAAAAAAGTCACAAAAAATACTATTATTATGAATTTCAATTCTGGCAAACTTTATCGTGTACCATTACATTATCATATCCTTTTTTGGCTTACTTACTTTTTATTTAACACATTTCGTTGGGGAATTTATTTTAATGATTATGGTTATTCTTTCAAAACTAATTTATTGGGTTTCCCGATTCATATGACATTATGTTATTTGAATATTTTAGTATTTATGCCGTATCTGGTTTATCGAAAAAAATATCTTCTATACATTCTCGCCGTTTTATCGTCGATATTTATAATGGTCATAATTAAGTTTAACCTTACTTACTTATTGATAAGCCATCGCGTTTGGCCTGAAGGACCTCAACCTATAGATAAACTAACACTGAATTATAGCATCGATATGATGATTGGCGAGCTTTATGTTATCACTTTTGTTACTGCAATTAAGATCACTTTAGATTTCCTGAAAGAACAAAAAAGGGTGGCCGATCTTGAAAAATCTCAATTAGAAACTGAGTTGCTTTTCTTAAAATCTCAAATTTCTCCACATTTTCTCTTTAATACGCTTAATAATATTTATTCGTTATCTGTAGAAAAATCAAACAAAACTCCAAAAGTTGTTCTAAAACTTTCTGAGTTACTGCGTTACATGTTGTATGAAACAAAAAGTAAAAAGCAAACTTTAGAAAACGAAATACTCTGCATCGAGAATTATCTTGATCTTGAGAGAATCAGAAATAATGATCGGTTAGAAATAAATATGTCTATTTCTGGAGATATTCACGATAAGGAAATATCTCCTGTAATATTGTTGACATTTATTGAAAATGCTTTTAAACATGGCGTAAACAAAAACACGGGAAAGGTTGTAATCAATATTAGTTTTAAGGTAAAAGGTGATTTTCTTCATTTTACTGTTTCAAACCCAACGCCAGAAATTACAGAACATACAGACAATTTTAACAAGTCAAGTGGTATAGGTATAGAAAACGTTAAAAAAAGGCTTGAGTTGGGCTACAATAAAGAGGACTACAGTCTTTCTTTTAAAAATAAAAAGGATATTTTTGTGGTTAAGCTTGTGATTAAAGTATCTTAATACAACTTGTCTTTTTTTTTACAATTAAATTATTTCGCTCAAAAAATAATAATTACAAAATGAAAATAAATTGTTTGATTATAGATGATGAGCCATTGGCAATCAATGTTATTAAAAATTATTTAGAGCCAATTGAAAATTTTGAGGTAATAAACACTTTTACGAACCCAATTGAAGGTTTAAATTTTTTAAAAAATAACAACGTTGATGTAATTTTTCTAGACATCAATATGCCTGTTCTCGACGGTATCAATTTTATAAAAAGTCTCGAAAATCCTCCGTTACTTATTATTACCAGCGCATATAGCGAATTTGCAATAGAGACTTACGAATTAGATGTTTTGGATTATCTGGTAAAACCTATCAAATTTCCGAGGCTGATGAAAGCGCTAAATAAAGTAAGTAAAAGGCTTGAAAATAAAACAAATGCATCTCAGGAAAACAGTACCGAAAATCCTTTTATTTTTGTAAAAATTGACAAGAAAAGAATGAAGAAGATTTTCTTAAATGAAATTCTAGTCATAGAAAGCCTAAAAGATTACTTAAAAATAAGCACTTTAACTAGTAAATACATCATACACAGCACATTATCTAACTTTACTGATTTACTACCGGAAAGAAATTTTTTAAGAATACACAGATCATACACAATTGCAATTGACAAGATTGACGTCGTTGAAGGAAATAGTATAGAAATTGAAGGTATCAGATATGTAATTGGCAGATTTTATATGGATCAGGTAAAACAACGAATTTTAAATTCTTCAACTTAAAAGAGACTCTTTTTAAGTTTCATTATCGAGATCTTTACCTCTGATGAAAAAGTTATGGCTGCTTGTTTCAACTTTCTTTTCTTGTATAGAACTGCCATATTCCCACAATGGTGGCACTCATAACAAAGACGAATGCTGCCAATGCTATATTTTCTGCTTGTGATTCATGGCCTTTTTCTACAATTTCTCTCCAAACTCCACTATTGTTTTTAAATCCCAATAGCCATTGCATAAAGTTCCAGGAAAAATGAAGTCCTAAAGGTAAAGCCAAGCCTCTTGTTTTTAGAGCAGAGATTCCAAATAAAATCCCTCCAAAACCGGGTCCCAAGACAGCCATTTTCCAAGACATTCCCGCAATTACGTGTTCAATAATAAAAATAGTTGTCATTATTACCAATGCAATGATGGGGTTTAAAGAATTAGCCAAACTTCGTAATGAATAGGAACGGAAAACCAATTCTTCTCTACATGCGACCAGTAAAAAAAGAATTAAGGATGTAATGACATTTATAGGCGGGATATGTGGGGCAAACGAAAATTTAACCTTTGCAAAATTTGTTATAATGAGAACTTCTACAACTACCATTACAACACTAATTCCAAAGCCGCTTGAAAACCGTAAAAGACTGCTTTTATAAGGGATTAACCCAACATCTTTTAAAGGCAGTTTTTCCCATTTTGCAAATAACACGACCAAAAGAAAGGTTAAGATTGTCGATATTAAAAAGGATAACTGATCTCCTAAAAAAACATTTTTGGTTACTCCTGAACTAGTAGCAAAAATTACAATACTAATGATGTAAAAAAGTAAAACCCGACAAATCGCATAAAACCCTTTTAGAGATAACTGTGATATTATCATAACTTTATTTTTAATTGAGTTTC from uncultured Flavobacterium sp. includes the following:
- a CDS encoding putative glycoside hydrolase; translated protein: MKLPKLLLFLLALSIFSCTQKEKTTFKFGVWTTADAKKSDADYTKEFKKYKDGGIDEVLINTGTDPKLLKRLVPLATKEGLKVHAWIMAMNRPGDSIALQHPDWYQVSKEGKSCFDNRPYVDYYQWLCPTRKESRNHVLGLVEELAKVDGIESVHLDYIRFPDIFLPISLLPKYNLVQDVELPQFDFCYCDECVKAFEKIHHKNPKTSHNTSIDMEWKNFRLNAIKAVVDDAYKIAHKHNKQLTAAVFPYPEMADHMVRQRWDKWNIDEVYPMIYHSFYDEEIDWVGYATKQGVADLEDKNTKINTGIYVPGLKSDKELKEAILLAKENGAVGVSFFDGNALTESNLKTIKETKANLK
- a CDS encoding carbohydrate-binding family 9-like protein codes for the protein MSLKFKGLVALGFLSVIGYSQSKNTIAPKTYVAAKTATPIVIDGEESDVAWNKVEWTDLFEDIENGVKPKYATKVKMLWDETNFYILAKIEEPHVWANLKQRDTIIFYNNDFEVFIDPDSDTFNYYELEINALNTAWDLFLSKPYRENDNVVLNDWNIPGLKSAVKINGTLNNPNDTDEGWVLEMAIPWASYKTSYFDQNIPVDKFWRVNFSRVNWQHDIKNGNYERKKDAEGKFLPEYNWVWSPMGVIDMHEPEKWGYVYFSSKEGKDSFTIPQDEKVKWELYSLYRAQKKYFGTHKTWAKSLTDLTKKSIIVDGKILKPIIENHSSGYNILVKSPFSNTTFIIRQDGKIISK
- a CDS encoding glycoside hydrolase family 130 protein, whose protein sequence is MSSIPWQDRPENSNDVMWRYSENPIIERYAIPTSNSIFNSAVVPFGDEFAGVFRCDNKAVQMNIFAGFSKNGIDWDINHEPIVMQSGNTEMIESAYKYDPRVVFIEDRYWITWCNGYNGPTIGIGYTFDFKEFFQCENAFLPFNRNGVLFPQKINGKYAMLSRPSDNGHTPFGDIWISYSPDMKYWGEHRLVMKPTPFEDSAWQCTKIGAGPIPILTDEGWLMIYHGVINTCNGFRYAMGAALLEVDSPDKVKYRTQPYLLGPAELYEMVGDVPNVVFPCAALHNIEEDKLAVYYGAADTVVAIAFGKLSEVVQFTKDNSL
- a CDS encoding sodium:solute symporter family protein, whose amino-acid sequence is MNIIDVSIIIVYIILSVGIGIWISRKASKGLDDYFLGGKTIKWYFLGLSNGSGMFDVSGTSWMIGVLFLYGVKSFMFMWLWPIWNQIFVMMFLAVWIRRSKVMTGSEWILTRFGNDKAGKASHIIVAIFAIISTIGFIAYFFEGIGKFITIILPWDLTLYYGDLILLTSERSYALIIIFLTTIYTVKGGMFSVVATEVVQYLIMIVASVLIAGYAFLNYTDIQINSVITEEWKNVFFGWQFETQWSEKFQTFNNLIDSEGYKMFGAFIGMTLFKGFFASVAGPTPSYDLQRILSTKSVKEAAYMSGFTNLILFIPRYLLITGIVVIALVNIAPELNANTGLTGADLELLMPKVVNLYLPVGIKGLLLAGLLAAFMSGFSAFVNAGPAYIVNDIYKKYFKPIATNAHYIKVSQISSFVVVGLGVFMGFFADSINSLTLWITSALYGGYVAANFLKWIWWRFNGWGYFWGMFAGLIVASLQFILGQNKGNLTEGSFLYELSQVQAIYLFPVIFGFSILGCLLGTFLSKPTDIEVLKSFYANVRPWGWWKPVCKLLKAEDQTFEKNNDFWKDMLNCVIGIIWQSSMILLPIFFVIRDYPKAILALSVFLVTTTILKFTWLDKVRKIAD
- a CDS encoding histidine kinase; protein product: MNFNSGKLYRVPLHYHILFWLTYFLFNTFRWGIYFNDYGYSFKTNLLGFPIHMTLCYLNILVFMPYLVYRKKYLLYILAVLSSIFIMVIIKFNLTYLLISHRVWPEGPQPIDKLTLNYSIDMMIGELYVITFVTAIKITLDFLKEQKRVADLEKSQLETELLFLKSQISPHFLFNTLNNIYSLSVEKSNKTPKVVLKLSELLRYMLYETKSKKQTLENEILCIENYLDLERIRNNDRLEINMSISGDIHDKEISPVILLTFIENAFKHGVNKNTGKVVINISFKVKGDFLHFTVSNPTPEITEHTDNFNKSSGIGIENVKKRLELGYNKEDYSLSFKNKKDIFVVKLVIKVS
- a CDS encoding response regulator, translating into MKINCLIIDDEPLAINVIKNYLEPIENFEVINTFTNPIEGLNFLKNNNVDVIFLDINMPVLDGINFIKSLENPPLLIITSAYSEFAIETYELDVLDYLVKPIKFPRLMKALNKVSKRLENKTNASQENSTENPFIFVKIDKKRMKKIFLNEILVIESLKDYLKISTLTSKYIIHSTLSNFTDLLPERNFLRIHRSYTIAIDKIDVVEGNSIEIEGIRYVIGRFYMDQVKQRILNSST
- a CDS encoding type II CAAX endopeptidase family protein: MIISQLSLKGFYAICRVLLFYIISIVIFATSSGVTKNVFLGDQLSFLISTILTFLLVVLFAKWEKLPLKDVGLIPYKSSLLRFSSGFGISVVMVVVEVLIITNFAKVKFSFAPHIPPINVITSLILFLLVACREELVFRSYSLRSLANSLNPIIALVIMTTIFIIEHVIAGMSWKMAVLGPGFGGILFGISALKTRGLALPLGLHFSWNFMQWLLGFKNNSGVWREIVEKGHESQAENIALAAFVFVMSATIVGIWQFYTRKES